The Halotia branconii CENA392 region TGGATGCCACAATTCGCATTAAACCGAGTAACTTAGAAAAATATGTTGTGTTTGTCCAAAGTACCTCTGCTAATCGTAAACTGATTGGTAAAACCCGATTTTTATATGAAGTCGAAGACTGGGATCGTTAAGCAACTGCTTTTAATATTAGCAATGCTGCTGTCTAGAAATTTGCTCTTTTAGTAGTTGCATTGCTTGTTTTAGAAAATTACGTTGCCACTTTTGCTCAAAACCGTGGCGAGTTTCGACATCACGTAAAGTTCGCCAAAACTGAAGTAAATTAAAAATCACTTATTCGTCGTCTTCTGAATCTTCAAAAATACTTTGGATGTCTCTTGCACCATGTAGAACACGTATGACTTCAATGTCTTGGTTTATAGAACGGTAGAAAATTAGGTAATTCCCTACTGGAAAACTTCGTAGATTTGACGCTAAGGAATCACGCTTTTTTCCCATACCTGGGTTTGATGCCAGCATTTTGAGTTGGCTATCAATTTTTTGTAGAAATTGATCTGCTTTTTCAAAGCTGT contains the following coding sequences:
- a CDS encoding type II toxin-antitoxin system RelE/ParE family toxin, which gives rise to MANDSFEKADQFLQKIDSQLKMLASNPGMGKKRDSLASNLRSFPVGNYLIFYRSINQDIEVIRVLHGARDIQSIFEDSEDDE